A genomic window from Elaeis guineensis isolate ETL-2024a chromosome 3, EG11, whole genome shotgun sequence includes:
- the LOC105034076 gene encoding plasmodesmata-located protein 7 isoform X1: protein MLKLFLLFFLSLSLLPFISCSDDYESFVYAGCSETKYTPGSPYQLNVESLLTSLSKAAESSTYANDTSSTASSADPAYGLFQCRADLPISDCDSCIRSALSQLSALCPAATGGGVQLRSCFLRYDKESFIGKPDNTLLYKRCGGAAAGGYASNIFGMRDAALGSLTTAPPTGGSYRVGGAGYVQAMAQCVGDLSPQECSDCVESAVAQVKAACGFAVGADVYLGKCYLQYWSNGAYPSRHDHVDETGKTLAIIIGILAAVALILVFLSFIRRAGSRGKY, encoded by the exons atgctaaaactctttcttctcttctttctatcCCTCTCTTTACTCCCTTTCATCTCCTGTTCAGATGACTACGAATCCTTCGTGTACGCCGGCTGCTCGGAAACCAAGTACACCCCTGGCTCACCATACCAGTTGAACGTAGAATCTCTTCTCACCTCCTTGTCCAAAGCCGCCGAGTCCTCCACCTACGCCAACGACACCTCCTCCACTGCCTCCTCCGCCGACCCGGCCTATGGTCTCTTTCAGTGCCGCGCTGACCTCCCCATCTCCGACTGCGACTCCTGCATCCGCTCCGCCCTCTCCCAGCTCTCTGCCCTCTGCCCCGCCGCCACCGGTGGCGGCGTCCAGCTCCGCTCCTGCTTCCTCCGCTACGACAAGGAGTCCTTCATCGGCAAGCCCGACAACACTCTCCTCTACAAGCGCTGTGGTGGCGCCGCCGCTGGGGGGTACGCCTCTAACATCTTTGGCATGCGCGACGCCGCGCTCGGCTCGCTTACGACGGCGCCGCCCACTGGTGGGTCGTACCGGGTCGGCGGTGCAGGTTACGTGCAGGCCATGGCACAGTGCGTCGGCGACCTTAGTCCCCAGGAGTGCTCCGACTGCGTGGAATCAGCGGTGGCGCAGGTCAAGGCCGCATGCGGGTTCGCCGTCGGCGCCGACGTTTACCTCGGCAAGTGCTACTTGCAGTACTGGTCCAATGGCGCTTACCCCTCCAGACACGATCACG TTGATGAGACTGGAAAAACACTGGCTATCATTATTGGAATCTTGGCTGCGGTCGCCCTCATACTTGTGTTCCTCTCCTTCATCAGACGAGCTGGAAGCAGGG GCAAATACTAA
- the LOC105034076 gene encoding plasmodesmata-located protein 7 isoform X2 — protein sequence MLKLFLLFFLSLSLLPFISCSDDYESFVYAGCSETKYTPGSPYQLNVESLLTSLSKAAESSTYANDTSSTASSADPAYGLFQCRADLPISDCDSCIRSALSQLSALCPAATGGGVQLRSCFLRYDKESFIGKPDNTLLYKRCGGAAAGGYASNIFGMRDAALGSLTTAPPTGGSYRVGGAGYVQAMAQCVGDLSPQECSDCVESAVAQVKAACGFAVGADVYLGKCYLQYWSNGAYPSRHDHVDETGKTLAIIIGILAAVALILVFLSFIRRAGSRGLYSFFYSISLMHPWTKISFI from the exons atgctaaaactctttcttctcttctttctatcCCTCTCTTTACTCCCTTTCATCTCCTGTTCAGATGACTACGAATCCTTCGTGTACGCCGGCTGCTCGGAAACCAAGTACACCCCTGGCTCACCATACCAGTTGAACGTAGAATCTCTTCTCACCTCCTTGTCCAAAGCCGCCGAGTCCTCCACCTACGCCAACGACACCTCCTCCACTGCCTCCTCCGCCGACCCGGCCTATGGTCTCTTTCAGTGCCGCGCTGACCTCCCCATCTCCGACTGCGACTCCTGCATCCGCTCCGCCCTCTCCCAGCTCTCTGCCCTCTGCCCCGCCGCCACCGGTGGCGGCGTCCAGCTCCGCTCCTGCTTCCTCCGCTACGACAAGGAGTCCTTCATCGGCAAGCCCGACAACACTCTCCTCTACAAGCGCTGTGGTGGCGCCGCCGCTGGGGGGTACGCCTCTAACATCTTTGGCATGCGCGACGCCGCGCTCGGCTCGCTTACGACGGCGCCGCCCACTGGTGGGTCGTACCGGGTCGGCGGTGCAGGTTACGTGCAGGCCATGGCACAGTGCGTCGGCGACCTTAGTCCCCAGGAGTGCTCCGACTGCGTGGAATCAGCGGTGGCGCAGGTCAAGGCCGCATGCGGGTTCGCCGTCGGCGCCGACGTTTACCTCGGCAAGTGCTACTTGCAGTACTGGTCCAATGGCGCTTACCCCTCCAGACACGATCACG TTGATGAGACTGGAAAAACACTGGCTATCATTATTGGAATCTTGGCTGCGGTCGCCCTCATACTTGTGTTCCTCTCCTTCATCAGACGAGCTGGAAGCAGGGGTTTATACTCATTCTTTTATTCAATTTCACTTATGCATCCTTGGACTAAAATATCATTTATTTGA